One window of Flavobacterium dauae genomic DNA carries:
- a CDS encoding DUF4442 domain-containing protein, whose protein sequence is MDFNVKNLNLYLLKNLPSAYLCGVRVYSITNAYCIVRAKHRWFNQNPFKSMYFAVQNMGAELTTGVLVMKAIKESNKKVSMLVLNQKSNFTKKATGIITFKCEDGLMIHEKVKEALQTNEGISFWVRSEGYDEQGDKVGVYDFEWTLKAK, encoded by the coding sequence ATGGATTTTAACGTAAAGAACCTGAACCTTTATCTTCTTAAAAATTTACCATCGGCATATTTGTGTGGTGTTCGTGTTTATTCTATAACCAATGCTTATTGTATTGTCCGTGCAAAACACCGGTGGTTTAATCAAAATCCGTTTAAATCTATGTACTTTGCCGTTCAGAATATGGGAGCCGAGCTTACAACGGGCGTTTTGGTTATGAAAGCCATAAAAGAATCTAACAAAAAAGTATCTATGTTGGTTTTAAATCAAAAATCGAATTTCACCAAAAAAGCAACCGGCATAATTACGTTTAAATGCGAAGATGGATTGATGATTCACGAGAAAGTAAAGGAAGCGTTGCAAACTAATGAGGGAATTTCTTTTTGGGTTAGATCTGAAGGATACGACGAACAAGGAGATAAA
- a CDS encoding PadR family transcriptional regulator, producing the protein MNIENTKAQMRKGILEFCILSVLKDKDCYTSEILDTLKDAKLLVVEGTVYPLLTRLKNDELLSYRWEESTSGPPRKYYRLTELGNDFLKELTVTWKELSEAVNIITNRNSHE; encoded by the coding sequence ATGAATATTGAAAACACAAAAGCGCAAATGCGTAAAGGGATTCTGGAATTTTGTATTCTATCGGTTTTAAAAGATAAAGACTGTTACACGTCTGAAATTTTAGACACTCTTAAAGATGCAAAATTACTTGTGGTAGAAGGTACCGTTTATCCGCTACTAACCCGATTAAAAAACGATGAATTATTAAGCTATCGTTGGGAAGAATCCACCTCGGGACCACCGCGAAAGTATTACCGATTAACCGAATTAGGGAACGATTTTTTAAAAGAACTAACCGTAACCTGGAAAGAATTAAGTGAAGCCGTTAACATTATAACTAATAGAAATAGCCATGAATAA
- a CDS encoding PspC domain-containing protein — translation MNKTVTINIAGLVFHIDEDAYNKLDSYIQAVRNSIQQESEDEIIADIESRIAELFAERIDPQTGVIRMNNVDEIINIMGKPEDYIIEDEPIKPNNFTTTNKNYKKIYRDGEKRILGGVCSGLAHYFNIDPVWMRIIFLLLLFLYGTSMLIYFILWIIIPKARSVSEILEMKGEPVNISNIEKQFREGFSASYQTLKNNGKSAADVIRKVFGVALIVFSVISIFGSFFAPIAFNAQREFIFNNILTYDEAQIGIPFWGLNLSLFLTSCIPFVVLLLCGIKILKPKTKHIGLVSAILGFIWLVAVFVFSYVMINLNLEKEKIESLFEENFETKISKANIILNNNDTLNVIFQRDPRVFTINDTISGTLKYSEVDDIDVEILESTTGNAFIEIEEKIFNDKKITFTGYGLTKHNVKIEQSKNSNTLNYNYSIKSDTLVLSNAILTTLNDFTEDSKVRIKLYITENQYIKINSNDNRYFWNQQIDEGKHYYKFNNAGILQNTNNTIN, via the coding sequence ATGAATAAAACCGTAACAATAAATATAGCAGGACTTGTTTTTCACATCGATGAAGATGCGTACAACAAGTTAGATTCGTACATACAGGCAGTTAGAAATTCTATTCAGCAAGAAAGCGAAGATGAGATTATTGCAGATATAGAATCGCGTATTGCAGAGCTTTTTGCCGAAAGAATTGATCCGCAAACAGGTGTTATTCGCATGAATAATGTAGATGAAATAATTAACATTATGGGTAAACCCGAAGATTATATTATTGAAGACGAACCTATAAAACCAAATAATTTTACCACAACAAACAAAAACTACAAGAAAATTTACCGCGATGGCGAAAAACGCATTCTAGGCGGTGTTTGCTCGGGCTTGGCACATTATTTTAATATAGATCCGGTTTGGATGCGTATCATCTTTTTATTGTTGTTATTCTTGTACGGAACCAGTATGCTAATCTATTTTATTTTATGGATTATTATACCTAAAGCCCGATCTGTTTCGGAAATTTTAGAAATGAAAGGCGAACCCGTAAATATATCAAACATAGAAAAACAGTTTCGTGAAGGATTCTCCGCATCATATCAAACTTTAAAAAACAACGGAAAATCGGCAGCAGATGTTATTCGTAAAGTTTTTGGTGTTGCTTTAATTGTATTTTCAGTGATATCCATATTTGGTAGCTTTTTTGCCCCAATAGCATTCAATGCCCAACGAGAATTTATTTTTAACAATATTTTAACTTACGACGAGGCACAAATAGGAATTCCATTTTGGGGTTTAAATTTAAGCTTGTTTTTAACCTCTTGTATTCCTTTTGTTGTTTTACTTTTATGCGGTATCAAAATTTTAAAACCTAAAACAAAACATATTGGACTGGTTTCGGCAATTTTAGGATTTATCTGGTTAGTAGCTGTTTTTGTCTTTTCGTACGTAATGATTAATTTAAATTTAGAAAAAGAAAAAATCGAATCGCTTTTTGAAGAAAATTTTGAAACTAAAATATCCAAAGCAAATATTATCTTGAATAATAACGACACCTTAAATGTTATTTTTCAGAGAGATCCACGCGTTTTTACTATAAATGACACCATTTCGGGTACATTAAAATACAGTGAAGTAGATGATATTGATGTAGAAATTTTAGAATCGACCACAGGAAATGCTTTTATTGAAATTGAAGAAAAAATTTTTAATGATAAAAAAATCACATTTACAGGTTACGGATTAACCAAACATAATGTTAAAATAGAGCAAAGTAAAAATAGTAACACATTAAATTACAATTATTCAATAAAAAGTGATACTTTAGTCCTTTCAAATGCAATTTTAACAACGTTGAATGATTTTACAGAAGATTCTAAAGTTCGAATTAAACTTTACATCACTGAAAATCAATACATTAAAATTAATAGTAACGACAATCGCTATTTTTGGAATCAGCAGATTGATGAGGGTAAACATTATTACAAATTTAATAATGCAGGAATATTACAGAACACAAACAATACTATAAACTAA